In Mycobacterium sp. Aquia_213, the sequence GCAATTCGCCAAGAGCGCGCGCACCCTTGCCGAACTCAATTGCAAGGTGTTGCTCGAGATCGGCCCACGACCGGTGCTCACCGCCGCGGCCCTGAGTGCATGGCCTGATCCGGCCACCGCGCCGCGGGCGATCACGTCGCTGCGCCGAAACACCGCCGACCACCGGCAGATCACCGAAGCCGTTGCCGAGGCGTATGTCTTGGGCCACCTACCCGAATTCGATGCCTTCCGGCAGGCGCACGCGCGAAAACTCGACCTGCCCACTTATCCGTTCGAGCGCCGCCAGTACTGGTTTCGCGACAATCAGGAACCCGCCGGCCAACAGCCGCAGCTTTCCGCGCGTACCCAGGCCGTCCGCCTTCTTGAGGACGGCCGGATCGAGGAACTCGCGGCCCTGCTCGACGGTGCAAGCGATCATCGGACCCTGAGCGTGCTGACCAAGCTTGCGGCACAACACAACCACGAACGGACCAGTCAGTCCATCGCGGACGACCGCTACGAGATCCGCTGGGAGACAGTCACTGCTCGCCTCGCCGGCGCGCAGGCCGGCGAGGGATCTTCCTGGCTTCTCATCGGCGACGAATCCCCGGCGCTACAGCCGTTGGTCGACGAGCTCACTGCACGTGGACAGCAGTACCGGTTCCTCGGATTGCCGACCTCCGACTCCGACGAGGAACAGCTCGCGGATGCGTTGCGCGCTGCGGCGGTTGAGGATTCGATGTTGCGTATCGTGCACGTCGCGGCGGTGGACGCCGAGACCGCGCCGTCGATGCAGTCAATGCTGCGGATGCAACACCGGATCCTGGGCGGCACGCGGCGGCTCTTCGCCGCTGCGACCGCCGCCGAACTCCGCAGACCCGTCTGGGTGGTGACCCGTGGCGCACAACGAGTTACCGACTCGGATACCGTGGCGCCGGACCAGGGTTGCCTGTGGGGATTTGGTCGCGCCGCATCGCTGGAACTTCCGCACCTGTGGGGCGGACTGGCGGATCTGGCGCAAGGCACTGCCGACGAGTGGTCTCGGTTCATCGACCGGATCACGGCCCCGCACGACTCCGCCCCGCGCGAAGACCAGGTCGCGCTGCGTGATCAAGCGGTCTACGTGCCCCGGCTGGTTCGGCGGGACGGGCAGCCGACCGGAAAATCGCCGGAATTACGCAGTGAAGCAACGTATTTGGTCACTGGCGGGCTGGGGTCGATCGGGCTGGAGATGGCCGGTTACCTGGCCGCGCACGGCGCCAAGCATTTGGTGCTGACCAGCCGGCGCGCACCGAGCGAGGCCGCGCAGCAGCGCATCGATGCATTCGGCGAACAGTACGGCTGCGAATTTCGAGTAGTCACTGCCGATGTCGCCGATGCGCACGACGTCGCACGGCTGCTGGCAGATGTGCGGGCCGAACTTCCGCCGTTGGCCGGCATCGTCCATGCCGCGGGCGAGATCGGTACCACGCCGCTGAGCAACCTGGACTTCGAATCTCAGCAGGCCGAAGTCGATCGTGTCTTCGCCGGGAAGGTCTGGGGTGCTTGGCATTTGAGTGAGGCAGCGGCTGACCTGAAGCTCGATTTCTTCATCAGCACCTCCTCGATCGCCTCGGTGTGGGGAGGATTCGGACAGACCGCCTACAGCGCGGCGAACGCGTTCCTCGACGCACTGGCCTGGCGTCTGCGCGCGCAGGGCATCTGCGGGACCAGCGTCAATTTCGGCCCCTGGTCGGCCGGCATGGCCGATGCGGAATCCCGTGCGCGACTGGAGCAGCGCGGGGTCCGGACGCTGTCACCTGCCGATGCACTGGCGGGACTGGCCGACGTCGTCGCGGGTCCCTCGGCTCAGGGGGTGGTGGCCCGGATCGACTGGGCCCGCTTCCTGCCGCTCTACCAGCAAGCCGGCCGGCGGGCATTCCTGGCGGAGTTGGAGAGCGAGGTGCCCGATGCGGTGCCGGCCGTGCTGCCTTCTGGGAAGACACAACTGGTCGAGCGGCTGGCAGGCGCGCCGGTGCAGCAGCGCAAGCGGCTGCTGACCGATTACCTGCGCGACGCGGTAGCAGAGGTAACGCGCGTGGACGCCGCGGAGATCCGCGAGGATGCGGGGTTCTTTGACCTCGGCATGGATTCGCTGATGGCCGTCGAATTGCGGCGCCACATCGAGCAGGGGGTGGGCAAGGAGATTCCGGCCACCCTGGCGATGGACCACCCCCGGCTGTCCGACGTGGCCGACTATCTGCTTGGTGAGGTGCTCGGGCTCAGCGGGCAGGCGTCCGCGAAACCAGCGTCCCAGCCGGCGTCGGCGGTGACGACGCGGACGGACGAACCGATCGCGATCGTCGCGGTCTCGTGCCGCTTCCCCGGCGCACCCGACCCAGAAGCCTTCTGGGAGTTGCTGTCCGGCGGCGTCGATGCGATCCGGGAAGTCCCGGAGGACCGATTCGATATCGACGAATTCTATGACCCGGACCCAGAGACCCCGGGCAAGACTTATACGCGCTTCGGCGGATTCCTCGACGAAATCGACGGATTCGATCCGGAATTCTTCGGTATCTCCCCGCGCGAGGCCGTCTGGATCGAGCCGCAGCAGCGGCTGATGCTCGAGACGGTGTGGGAGGGGCTGGAACGCGCCGGGCTCTCGCCGGCGGCGCTACGCGGTAGCCGGACCGGCATTTTCGCGGGGGTGGCCGCCAACGAGTATGCGCACCTACTGTCGGCGGAGCCGATCGACAAAATCGAGCCGTACTTCATCACGGGTAATGCGCTCAATGCCATTTCGGGTCGGGTCGCCTTCGCGCTCGGACTCGAAGGGCCGGCAGTGGCGATCGATACCGCCTGCAGTTCGGCCTTGGTGGCCGTCCATCAGGCGTGCCAGGCCTTGCACTCCGACGACTGTGACCTCGCGGTGGCCGGGGGTGTGAACGTCTTGCTTTCCCCGGTGACGGTCATTGCGGCCTCGCGCGCCCGCATGCTTTCCCCGGTCGGTAAGTGCAAGACCTTCGATGCCTCCGCCGACGGCTACGTGCGCAGCGAAGGCTGCGGAATTCTCGTGCTCAAGAGGTTGAGCGACGCGGAGCGCGACGGCGATCGGGTCCTCGCTGTCATTCCGGGCAGCGCGGTCAACCAGGATGGCGCTTCCAGCGGATTGACCGTGCCCAATGGTGGTGCACAGCAACGACTCATCCGGGCCGCGCTGACCCGCGCCGGTCTGGCAGGCGGGGACGTCGACTACCTCGAGGCGCACGGTACTGGCACCCCGCTGGGTGATCCGATCGAGGTGCAGGCGGCCGCGGCCGCCTACGGAGGTTCGCGTGATGCGGACCGCCCGCTGCTGATGGGATCGGTGAAGACCAATATCGGACACACCGAGTCGGCATCGGGGGCGGCGGGCCTGATCAAGGTCGTGCTGTCGCTACAGCACGAATTGCTGCCGCAGAGCCTGCATTTCGACACACCGTCGCCGCACATCCCCTGGGACTCGCTGCCGGTGCGGGTGGTGGGCGAGTCGACTCCGTGGCAGGCCAACGGCAGGCCGCGCCGCGCCGGCGTGAGTTCCTTCGGGTTCACCGGAACGAACGCACACGTGCTGATCGAGGAGGCGCCCGCCCGAGCGGGATCGCCCACCCAAGGTCCGTCCGACTCGGCAGACGAAGCCGAAGTAACCGACGCCCGCGAGCGGTCGGTCAACGTGCTGGCGCTGTCCGCCCGGTCACCGGAAGCGTTGGTGGCGCTGGCGCAGCGCTACCAAGCCTGGTTGAGCGCGCACCCCGACGTGGACCTCGCCGACGTATGCCTTACCGCCGGAATGGGGCGATCGCACTTCGAACATCGCGCCGCGCTGGTCGTCGATTCGGTCGAGGGTGCCCGCGAGGGCTTGGCCGAGTTGGCCGAGAACCGCCTGCGGCCCGGTGTGGTACGCGGGGAGCACACGCACCGGCCGACGACGGCGTGGTTGTTCACCGGTCAGGGAAGTCAGTATCCCGGGATGGCGCGTGAATTGTTCGAGACCGAACCGGTTTTCGCCGAAACCGTGACACGTTGCGCGGACGCGGTCAAGGACATGCTGCCGCGTCCGTTGCTGGAGGTGCTGTTCGCCACCGACCGCGAAGGCGGAGAAACACTGCGGCACACATCGTTTGCGCAGCCGGCGCTGTTCGCCATCGAGATGGGCCTGGCGAGGCTGTGGCAGTCGTGGGGCATCGAGCCCGACGTGGTGCTGGGGCACAGTGTGGGCCAGTACGCAGCGGCATGTGTGGCTGGAGTCTTCAGCATCGACGACGGCGCACGGCTGATGGCCGAGCGCGGCCGGATGTTCGGCAGCCTGCCCGAAGGCGGGCGCATGGTGGCGGTGTTCACCGACGCCAAGCACGTCGAACAGATCGCCGGCGAATTCCCGCGGGTGTCGGTCGGCGCTTACAACGGACCCAACACGGTGCTCTCGGGCCCGGGCGATGACCTCGAACAGATCGTCGCCAAATTCAGTGACGAGGGGATCCGCTGCACATGGCTGGAGACCAGCCACGCGTTCCACTCGGAGCTGCTGGATCCCGTGCTCGACGAATTCGAGTCGTACGCGGCGCAGTTGGAGTTCGCTGCCCCGACGTTGCCGCTGGTCTGCAACCGCACCGGCGCGGTGCTCACGGCGCAGACCCCGCTCGACGCCGGGTACTGGCGCCGGCATTCCCGCCAACCGGTGCAGTTCGCCGAAAGCGTGCGCACGGTGGCCGCACTTGGATGCTCGGTAGTGATGGAGATCGGTCCGCAACCGGTGTTGACCGCAGCCGCGGTGCAGGTCTGGCCGGAGCACCTGGCCGCGCCACGGGCAATCGTCTCGCTGCGTAAGGGCGTTGGCGACCGGCGCCAGATCGCCGATGCGCTGGCCACGGCCTACATCGGCGGACACCGACCCGATTTCGCTGCGCTGCATCGTCAGGCGCCGCGCCGACTCGAATTGCCCACCTATCCGTTCCAGCGCCGCCGCTTTTGGCCCAAGACGTCCGGAATCGCCGTTGACGGACCCGCGGTGTCCGGAATCCTGGGTAGTGCAAAAGATCTCGCCTCTGGCGACTCCATATACACCAGCAGGTTGTCGATCAAATCTCAGCCCTGGCTTTCCGACCACGTCATTTACGGCACCGTCGTCGTCCCCGGGGCGACGTACGCGGCGATGGCCTTGGCCGCCGTCGGTACGCCGGCACGGGCGAAGGACGTCTTCTTCTACGAGCCGATCATCCTGCCCGAGAAGAGTTCTCGTGAGGTGCAGCTGACATTGCATCCGCAGGAGGACGGCGCCGGATGGAAATTCCAGGTGCACAGCCGGCCGTACGGTGAACGCGGCGCCGAATGGTCGTTGAATGCCGAAGGCGCTGTGGTCGCCGGCGTTGACGAGGAGCCGGTATCCGAGAATGATCCGGTCGACGAAGCGATCGAGCGGCTGGACCGGATGCGGCCGCAGGAGTTGTTCGAGACCTTTGCCGACCTGGAGTTGGCATGGGGTCCGACCTGGTCCGGTTCGCTGAAGTCGCTGTGGCTCGGTGAGGGTGAGGCGATCGGCGACATCGTCGTCGGCGAAGAACTCGCCGAACAACTCGGAACAGAGCCGATGCACCCGGTGCTGATGGACCTGTGCACTGGTGTCGCGTTCCCCGCGTTCCCGGCACTTCTCGCGGCCGAACAGGGCGTCAACGATCTGTTCCTGCCGCTGCGGTACGGGCAGGTGACGCTGCGGGAGAAGATGCCGCGGCGGTTCTACTGCCGGGCGAAGTGGCACACCAGCGCCCTCGACAGCGAAACCCAGGTCTTCGATCTCGATTACATCGATCGAGATGGCCGGCACCTGGGCGGGATTCGCGAGTTCACCGTCAAGCGCGCACCCCGTGAGGCCTTGCTGCGCGGTCTGGGCGGCGACGCCACCCGGCTGCTCTACACCCTCGGCTGGCACGAGGTGCCGCCACCGGCTCCGAACGACGACGCCGCAGTTGCGAACGGCACCTGGCTGATTGCGGGATTCGACGAACTGGCCGCCGACGTACCGGGCTGCATCCCGTTCGACCCGAACACCGATCCGGAGCTCTTGGGACAGCTGTTGGCACAGGCTCACGAGCGTGGTCTGCCGTTCTCCGGCGTCGTCTGGCGCAGCGCCGCGCCGAACCGTAAAGAGTCGAGCGCCCAGGGCGCGGCGCGACTCGAAACCGAAATCGCAAACCTGCTCAGCGCGGTGCACACGGTGCAACACGGCGAGGTAAAACTGCCTGGCGGACTGTGGATCATCACCGAGCGCGCGGTAGCCACCGAGTCCGGCGAGCCGGTCGATCCGGTGCAGGCGGCGCTGTGGGGATTCGGGCGGACCACGATCAACGAGGAACCGGCGCTGCGCTGCAAACTCGTCGATTGCGACGGCTCCGAGGAGGCGGTGCGAGCGCTGGCCAACCTGCTGGTCACACCGGTCGACGAGCCGGAAATTGCGCTGCGACAAGGGAAGCTGCTGGCCTCACGGTTGTTGCCCTGGGCGCGCAGCGGTCATCTCACGGTGCCGCGCTCGTCCGACTATGTCCTGGCGCCCAACGAGCGCGGCGCGATCGACAACCTGCGACTGACCGAGGCGGAGGTGCCGGCGCCGGACGAGGGTTACGTGCAGGTCCGGGTGGAGGCCGCGGGCCTCAACTTCCGGGATGTGCTCAATGTCCTTGGCCTCTACCCGGGCGACCCGGGCCCGATCGGCGGCGACTTCGCCGGAACCGTCACCCAATTGGGTAGTGGCGTCACCGGACTCGAGATCGGCCAGCGCGTCTACGGCTTTATGCAGGGCGCGTTCGCCAGCCGGTTCAATGTGCCGGCCCAGTTGCTGGCGCCGATTCCCGCTGGCGTGAGCGCGGTAGCCGCGGCGACCATTCCCGCTGCGGCGTTGACGGTTCGGCTCGCGTTCGACTGGGCGCAGGTGCAGCCCGGTGATCGCGTGCTCATTCACGCCGCCAGTGGTGGTGTCGGTCTGGCCGCGATCCAGATGGCACAGCAGTGCGGTGCCACGGTCTTCGCCACGGCCAGCACCTACAAACGCGCGACGCTGCGCAAGTTGGGTGTGAAGTATGTGTACGACTCGCGCACCACGGATTTCGCCGACCAGATCCTGGCCGACACCGACGGCGCAGGCGTCGACGTGGTGCTCAACAGCCTGACGAATGAAGGGTTCCTCGAAGCGACCGTGCGGGCCACCGCCCAGAACGGCCGGTTCGCCGAGATCGCCAAACGCGACATCTGGACGCCGGAACAGATGGCGGAGGTCCGCCCTGACATCGCCTACGAGATCGTGGCGCTGGACACGGTGACCTTCCAGGAGCCCGAGCGTATTCGTGGCTTGCTGACCGAGGTGTCGGAGGGACTGGGCAAGGGTGAGTGGGTGCCACTGCCCGCCGAGATCTACCCGCTCACCGAGGCGAGGGCCGCGTTCCGCCGCATGCAGCAGGCGCGGCACATCGGAAAAATCGTGGTGCAGATACCGAATCCGCTGCAGCCGAGGGCGGACCGGAGCTACCTGATCACCGGCGGGCTCGGCGCGATCGGCCTGCACACGGCGTCGTATCTGGCCCAACTCGGTGCCGGTGACATCGTGTTGACCAGCCGGCGCACACCCGATGCGGCCACGCAGCACGCAATCGAGGAGATCGCCGAGCGCTATAAATGCCGCATCCACGTCTTCGCGGCCGACGTCGGCCACGAGTCCGAGGTCGAGAAGCTGCTGGAGCGAATCCGCGCGGAACTGCCGCCGCTCGCGGGTGTGGCCCATCTGGCCGGCGTCCTCGACGATGCGCTGTTGTCCGGGCAGAGCATGGAGAGATTCCGAACGACACTGGCGCCCAAGGCGTTCGGTGCTTGCCACTTGGACAAGCTGACGAAGGACGACGAGCTGGACTTCTTCATCGTGTCGTCCTCGGTATCCAGCTTGTTCGGTTCACCAGGTCAGGCCAACTACGCGACCGCCAATGCGTTGCTCGACGGCCTGGTTGCGCAAAGAAGGGCGCAAGGTCTGCCCGCCACCGGTGTCAACTTCGGTCCCTGGGCCCAGGGCGGCATGGCCTCCTCGGAAGCCGCGACAGCCAATATCACTGCGCAGGGCCTGATTCCGTTGGAGCCGTCGGCGGCGCTCGGTGCTCTCGCCGAACTCGTCGCCAAT encodes:
- a CDS encoding type I polyketide synthase, with translation MASVEDLGEPASGFAIVGYAARFPGAADADEFWDVLRQGRDAISEVPQDRWDVDEFFDPEPGAPGKVVTRRAGFVDDVTGFDAPFFGMSTREVRLMDPQHRILLETAWRAVEHSGTAPTALANSNTGVFVGLATHDYLGMASDELTYPEIEAYMAIGTSNAAAAGRISYRLGLQGPAVAVDTACSSSLVAIHQACQALRLGECDLALAGGANVLLTPATMITFSSAHMLAPDGRCKTFDAAADGYVRGEGCGVIVIKRLEDAIRDGDRIRAVIRGSAINQDGASGGLTVPNGVAQQRVIAEALKRSDLEPHDVGYLEAHGTGTSLGDPIEAQAAGAAFGAGREPGQPLLMGSVKTNIGHLEAAAGIAGVIKVILSLEHELLPQHLHFENPSPHIPWDRLAVQVVKEATAWERNGRPRIAGISSFGFAGTNAHVILEEAPEQAARPVAAPIPVGQPGDRRFSILPLSARTPAALVRLADEYRDWLSAHPEATLADLCLTAGTARAHLEHRAALVINSRESAMELLGALADDRPAPGLLRGESHDTPKTAWLFTGQGSQYPGMARELFDTEPVFADTVKRCAAAVADVLEKPLIDLIFETDSPDSEATLRQTSYAQPALFAIEMGLARLWQSWGFEPDVVLGHSVGQYSAACVAGVVSLEDGALLMAERGRLFGNLPSGGRMVAVFTAAERVENLSNEFPSLSVAAYNGANTVLSGPAGDLETAVAPLVADGVRCDWLDTSHAFHSALLDPILDEFESYADRFNFGTPQRILVDNRTGAALGRSVKLDGAYWRRHARQPVQFAKSARTLAELNCKVLLEIGPRPVLTAAALSAWPDPATAPRAITSLRRNTADHRQITEAVAEAYVLGHLPEFDAFRQAHARKLDLPTYPFERRQYWFRDNQEPAGQQPQLSARTQAVRLLEDGRIEELAALLDGASDHRTLSVLTKLAAQHNHERTSQSIADDRYEIRWETVTARLAGAQAGEGSSWLLIGDESPALQPLVDELTARGQQYRFLGLPTSDSDEEQLADALRAAAVEDSMLRIVHVAAVDAETAPSMQSMLRMQHRILGGTRRLFAAATAAELRRPVWVVTRGAQRVTDSDTVAPDQGCLWGFGRAASLELPHLWGGLADLAQGTADEWSRFIDRITAPHDSAPREDQVALRDQAVYVPRLVRRDGQPTGKSPELRSEATYLVTGGLGSIGLEMAGYLAAHGAKHLVLTSRRAPSEAAQQRIDAFGEQYGCEFRVVTADVADAHDVARLLADVRAELPPLAGIVHAAGEIGTTPLSNLDFESQQAEVDRVFAGKVWGAWHLSEAAADLKLDFFISTSSIASVWGGFGQTAYSAANAFLDALAWRLRAQGICGTSVNFGPWSAGMADAESRARLEQRGVRTLSPADALAGLADVVAGPSAQGVVARIDWARFLPLYQQAGRRAFLAELESEVPDAVPAVLPSGKTQLVERLAGAPVQQRKRLLTDYLRDAVAEVTRVDAAEIREDAGFFDLGMDSLMAVELRRHIEQGVGKEIPATLAMDHPRLSDVADYLLGEVLGLSGQASAKPASQPASAVTTRTDEPIAIVAVSCRFPGAPDPEAFWELLSGGVDAIREVPEDRFDIDEFYDPDPETPGKTYTRFGGFLDEIDGFDPEFFGISPREAVWIEPQQRLMLETVWEGLERAGLSPAALRGSRTGIFAGVAANEYAHLLSAEPIDKIEPYFITGNALNAISGRVAFALGLEGPAVAIDTACSSALVAVHQACQALHSDDCDLAVAGGVNVLLSPVTVIAASRARMLSPVGKCKTFDASADGYVRSEGCGILVLKRLSDAERDGDRVLAVIPGSAVNQDGASSGLTVPNGGAQQRLIRAALTRAGLAGGDVDYLEAHGTGTPLGDPIEVQAAAAAYGGSRDADRPLLMGSVKTNIGHTESASGAAGLIKVVLSLQHELLPQSLHFDTPSPHIPWDSLPVRVVGESTPWQANGRPRRAGVSSFGFTGTNAHVLIEEAPARAGSPTQGPSDSADEAEVTDARERSVNVLALSARSPEALVALAQRYQAWLSAHPDVDLADVCLTAGMGRSHFEHRAALVVDSVEGAREGLAELAENRLRPGVVRGEHTHRPTTAWLFTGQGSQYPGMARELFETEPVFAETVTRCADAVKDMLPRPLLEVLFATDREGGETLRHTSFAQPALFAIEMGLARLWQSWGIEPDVVLGHSVGQYAAACVAGVFSIDDGARLMAERGRMFGSLPEGGRMVAVFTDAKHVEQIAGEFPRVSVGAYNGPNTVLSGPGDDLEQIVAKFSDEGIRCTWLETSHAFHSELLDPVLDEFESYAAQLEFAAPTLPLVCNRTGAVLTAQTPLDAGYWRRHSRQPVQFAESVRTVAALGCSVVMEIGPQPVLTAAAVQVWPEHLAAPRAIVSLRKGVGDRRQIADALATAYIGGHRPDFAALHRQAPRRLELPTYPFQRRRFWPKTSGIAVDGPAVSGILGSAKDLASGDSIYTSRLSIKSQPWLSDHVIYGTVVVPGATYAAMALAAVGTPARAKDVFFYEPIILPEKSSREVQLTLHPQEDGAGWKFQVHSRPYGERGAEWSLNAEGAVVAGVDEEPVSENDPVDEAIERLDRMRPQELFETFADLELAWGPTWSGSLKSLWLGEGEAIGDIVVGEELAEQLGTEPMHPVLMDLCTGVAFPAFPALLAAEQGVNDLFLPLRYGQVTLREKMPRRFYCRAKWHTSALDSETQVFDLDYIDRDGRHLGGIREFTVKRAPREALLRGLGGDATRLLYTLGWHEVPPPAPNDDAAVANGTWLIAGFDELAADVPGCIPFDPNTDPELLGQLLAQAHERGLPFSGVVWRSAAPNRKESSAQGAARLETEIANLLSAVHTVQHGEVKLPGGLWIITERAVATESGEPVDPVQAALWGFGRTTINEEPALRCKLVDCDGSEEAVRALANLLVTPVDEPEIALRQGKLLASRLLPWARSGHLTVPRSSDYVLAPNERGAIDNLRLTEAEVPAPDEGYVQVRVEAAGLNFRDVLNVLGLYPGDPGPIGGDFAGTVTQLGSGVTGLEIGQRVYGFMQGAFASRFNVPAQLLAPIPAGVSAVAAATIPAAALTVRLAFDWAQVQPGDRVLIHAASGGVGLAAIQMAQQCGATVFATASTYKRATLRKLGVKYVYDSRTTDFADQILADTDGAGVDVVLNSLTNEGFLEATVRATAQNGRFAEIAKRDIWTPEQMAEVRPDIAYEIVALDTVTFQEPERIRGLLTEVSEGLGKGEWVPLPAEIYPLTEARAAFRRMQQARHIGKIVVQIPNPLQPRADRSYLITGGLGAIGLHTASYLAQLGAGDIVLTSRRTPDAATQHAIEEIAERYKCRIHVFAADVGHESEVEKLLERIRAELPPLAGVAHLAGVLDDALLSGQSMERFRTTLAPKAFGACHLDKLTKDDELDFFIVSSSVSSLFGSPGQANYATANALLDGLVAQRRAQGLPATGVNFGPWAQGGMASSEAATANITAQGLIPLEPSAALGALAELVANGTGQATVLKANWQRAAKVLGSSRPPILDLVLPSAVGEVTGDSELLKQLMEVPVPQRAGFVTEFLQREVQNFLRLAQPPAATSRFLDLGTDSLMAIELRNRLHSQFGGKFTINATAVFDYPTIGGLAEYLVAQLPDADSPEPPSTTTSPESPSGEAESVAAPQETSEPVAAPEASVPVTASGAS